In the Vitis vinifera cultivar Pinot Noir 40024 chromosome 2, ASM3070453v1 genome, one interval contains:
- the LOC100249488 gene encoding ABC transporter E family member 2, which produces MADRLTRIAIVSSDRCKPKKCRQECKKSCPVVKTGKLCIEVTPASKIAFISEELCIGCGICVKKCPFEAIQIINLPKDLDKDTTHRYGPNTFKLHRLPVPRPGQVLGLVGTNGIGKSTALKVLAGKLKPNLGRFNNPPDWQEILTYFRGSELQNYFTRILEDNLKAIIKPQYVDHIPKAVQGNVGQVLDQKDERDMKEELCFDLDLNQVIDRNVGDLSGGELQRFAIAVVAIQNAEIYMFDEPSSYLDVKQRLKAAQVVRSLLRPNSYVIVVEHDLSVLDYLSDFICCLYGKPGAYGVVTLPFSVREGINIFLAGFVPTENLRFREESLTFKVAETPQESAEEIETYARYKYPTMTKTQGNFKLRVVEGEFTDSQIIVMLGENGTGKTTFIRMLAGLLKPDSVEDSDVEIPEFNVSYKPQKISPKFQSTVRHLLHQKIRDSYMHPQFVSDVMKPLLIEQLMDQEVVNLSGGELQRVALCLCLGKPADIYLIDEPSAYLDSEQRIVASKVIKRFILHAKKTAFVVEHDFIMATYLADRVIVYEGQPSVDCTANTPQSLLTGMNLFLSHLDITFRRDPTNFRPRINKLESTKDREQKSAGSYYYLDD; this is translated from the exons ATGGCGGATCGATTGACCAGAATCGCCATAGTCAGTTCTGACCGCTGCAAGCCCAAGAAGTGCCGTCAGGAATGCAAAAAAAGCTGTCCAGTTGTCAAAACTG GTAAACTGTGTATTGAGGTAACGCCTGCATCGAAGATTGCCTTCATATCGGAGGAATTGTGCATTGGATGTGGTATCTGCGTCAag AAATGCCCATTTGAAGCAATTCAGATCATCAATCTTCCAAAAGATTTGGATAAAGATACCACTCATCGTTATGGGCCAAACACTTTTAAATTGCATAGACTGCCAGTGCCCAGGCCAGGCCAAGTTCTGGGTTTGGTTGGAACCAATGGCATTGGAAAATCTACTGCCCTCAAAGTTTTGGCTGGCAAATTGAAGCCCAACTTGGGTCGATTCAAT AACCCTCCTGATTGGCAGGAAATATTGACATATTTCCGAGGATCTGAGCTGCAGAATTATTTCACCCGAATCCTTGAAGATAATCTCAAG gCAATCATCAAGCCTCAGTATGTTGATCATATTCCAAAAGCAGTCCAAGGAAATGTTGGTCAAGTGCTTGACCAAAAGGATGAGAGGGATATGAAGGAAGAACTTTGTTTTGATCTTGATCTTAATCAGGTTATTGACCGTAACGTGGGAGATTTATCGGGTGGAGAGCTCCAGAGGTTTGCTATTGCTGTTGTTGCAATACAGAATGCAGAGATATATATGTTTGATGAACCTTCAAGTTATCTTGATGTGAAACAGAGGCTTAAAGCTGCCCAAGTTGTTCGATCTCTGCTCAGGCCTAATAG CTATGTAATCGTCGTGGAACATGATCTTAGCGTCCTAGATTATTTGTCAGATTTCATTTGCTGCCTTTATGGGAAGCCGGGTGCATATGGAGTTGTTACCCTTCCCTTCTCTGTTAGAGAAGGAATCAATATATTTTTAGCTGGATTTGTTCCCACAGAGAATCTACGATTCCGGGAGGAATCTCTCACTTTCAAG GTTGCTGAGACTCCACAGGAGAGTGCTGAGGAAATTGAGACATATGCACGATATAAATACCCAACCATGACAAAAACTCAGGGCAATTTCAAACTTCGTGTGGTTGAGGGAGAATTTACAGATTCTCAGATTATTGTAATGCTGGGTGAGAATGGGACAGGGAAGACAACATTTATCCGGATGCTG GCTGGTTTACTGAAACCTGATTCTGTAGAAGACTCTGACGTGGAGATTCCTGAGTTTAATGTTTCTTACAAGCCCCAGAAGATCAGCCCAAAATTTCAATCTACAGTTAGACACTTGTTGCATCAAAAGATACGTGATTCATATATGCATCCTCAGTTTGTCTCAGATGTCATGAAACCTCTTCTGATTGAGCAATTGATGGATCAAGAAGTTGTGAACCTCTCTGGTGGAGAGTTGCAACGAGTCGCACTATGTCTATGCCTTGGAAAG CCTGCAGATATTTATTTGATAGATGAACCAAGTGCATATCTTGACTCAGAACAGCGTATAGTTGCATCAAAAGTCATTAAGAGGTTTATCCTCCACGCAAAGAAGACTGCATTTGTGGTTGAGCATGATTTCATAATGGCAACTTATCTTGCAGACAGAGTTATAGTGTATGAGGGGCAACCATCAGTGGATTGTACTGCCAATACTCCTCAGTCATTGTTGACTGGGATGAATCTTTTCTTATCT CATCTAGATATCACATTTAGGCGGGATCCAACAAATTTCCGCCCAAGAATCAACAAATTGGAGTCAACCAAGGACAGGGAGCAAAAATCTGCTGGATCATATTATTACCTGGATGACTGA
- the LOC100254598 gene encoding glycine-rich protein A3 isoform X2 — protein MGGGKDTHHDESDKGLFSQLAHAAAGHSSGQYPPQGYPPQGYPQHGGGYPPHGGGGYPPHGGYPPQGYPQAGYPPGSYPPAAYPGPSAPHSGHGGMGTMLAGGAAAAAAAYGAHQLGHGGHGGHNVGHGFYGGSHGHGKFKHHGGKFKHGKHGKFGKHGQHGMFGGGKFKKWK, from the exons atgggtggTGGAAAGGATACTCATCATGATGAGTCTGACAAAGGACTCTTTTCGCAGCTGGCCCATGCTGCTGCTGGACATTCTTCTGGTCAGTACCCTCCACAGGGCTATCCGCCACAAGGATACCCTCAACATGGTGGTGGCTACCCTCCACATGGTGGTGGCGGCTACCCTCCACATG GCGGCTATCCTCCACAAGGCTATCCACAGGCTGGATATCCTCCTGGTTCATACCCACCAGCTGCTTATCCTGGTCCATCAGCTCCTCATTCAG GACATGGAGGCATGGGGACAATGCTAGCTGGGGGTGCTGCTGCAGCTGCTGCTGCTTATGGTGCCCACCAGCTAGGCCATGGCGGCCATGGCGGTCACAATGTGGGACATGGCTTCTACGGAGGAAGCCATGGTCACGGAAAGTTTAAGCACCATGGTGGCAAGTTCAAGCATGGGAAGCATGGAAAGTTTGGGAAGCATGGGCAGCATGGAATGTTTGGTGGTGGGAAGTTCAAGAAATGGAAGTAA
- the LOC100254598 gene encoding glycine-rich protein A3 isoform X1: MGGGKDTHHDESDKGLFSQLAHAAAGHSSGQYPPQGYPPQGYPQHGGGYPPHGGGGYPPHGGGGYPPQGGYPPQGGYPPQGYPQAGYPPGSYPPAAYPGPSAPHSGHGGMGTMLAGGAAAAAAAYGAHQLGHGGHGGHNVGHGFYGGSHGHGKFKHHGGKFKHGKHGKFGKHGQHGMFGGGKFKKWK, encoded by the exons atgggtggTGGAAAGGATACTCATCATGATGAGTCTGACAAAGGACTCTTTTCGCAGCTGGCCCATGCTGCTGCTGGACATTCTTCTGGTCAGTACCCTCCACAGGGCTATCCGCCACAAGGATACCCTCAACATGGTGGTGGCTACCCTCCACATGGTGGTGGCGGCTACCCTCCACATGGTGGTGGCGGCTATCCTCCACAAGGCGGCTATCCTCCACAAGGCGGCTATCCTCCACAAGGCTATCCACAGGCTGGATATCCTCCTGGTTCATACCCACCAGCTGCTTATCCTGGTCCATCAGCTCCTCATTCAG GACATGGAGGCATGGGGACAATGCTAGCTGGGGGTGCTGCTGCAGCTGCTGCTGCTTATGGTGCCCACCAGCTAGGCCATGGCGGCCATGGCGGTCACAATGTGGGACATGGCTTCTACGGAGGAAGCCATGGTCACGGAAAGTTTAAGCACCATGGTGGCAAGTTCAAGCATGGGAAGCATGGAAAGTTTGGGAAGCATGGGCAGCATGGAATGTTTGGTGGTGGGAAGTTCAAGAAATGGAAGTAA
- the LOC100259709 gene encoding F-box protein SKIP31, whose amino-acid sequence MTVSEDEDENLAHFLESEVLSEASDQEKDAVAEQPQAKRLRVDEEGSKRSAPKRIETGIFSKIPPELFHHILKFLSSEDLVACSLVCRFLNCAASDESLWRRLYCMRWGLLQPTKKFRQCAWKKLYIERDEEDMIEFVRNCPSEFKEYYIQMQVAKRSQAPLLSQVNDDRIILDKTVADQVSSWKSSRGLTDKVDIDHNCSGVTCTYYQIGDVFVCEKTGRVHVCDDTCREVVTDTANDIVVCTISGHCFDRLLVSDEEPDIEQQQGGVTDEAEPFMGSGRFARAYLLGYNCADEKELEAALRFC is encoded by the exons ATGACAGTTTCGGAGGACGAAGACGAAAATCTTGCTCATTTCCTGGAATCCGAGGTCCTCTCTGAGGCCTCCGATCAG GAAAAAGACGCGGTTGCAGAGCAGCCACAAGCAAAGAGATTGCGCGTGGATGAGGAAGGAAGCAAGAGAAGTGCCCCCAAGAGGATAGAGACTGGCATCTTCAGCAAGATCCCCCCTGAACTTTTCCATCATATCCTCAAATTCCTCTCCTCCGAg GACCTTGTTGCATGCTCACTGGTTTGTCGATTCTTAAACTGTGCAGCATCTGATGAAAGCTTATGGCGTCGACT GTATTGTATGCGCTGGGGTCTGTTGCAGCCTACAAAAAAGTTTCGACAATGTGCTTGGAAAAAGCTGTATATTGAG CGTGATGAAGAAGACATGATTGAATTCGTGAGAAATTGCCCATCTGAGTTCAAGGAGTATTATATCCAAATGCAGGTAGCAAAGAGAAGCCAAGCACCTCTTCTGTCACAG GTAAATGATGACCGGATAATTCTTGACAAGACTGTTGCTGATCAAGTGTCTAGTTGGAAAAGTAGTCGAGGTCTGACTGATAAGGTGGACATCGACCATAACTGTTCTGGAGTAACTTGTACCTACTACCAAATTGGGGATGTATTTGTTTGTGAGAAGACCGGACGTGTTCATG TATGTGATGATACATGCAGAGAAGTTGTTACGGATACAGCCAATGATATTGTGGTTTGTACAATTTCTGGGCACTGTTTTGATAGATTACTGGTATCAGATGAGGAACCAGACATT GAACAGCAACAAGGTGGGGTAACAGATGAAGCTGAACCATTCATGGGATCTGGCCGTTTTG CACGGGCGTATTTGCTAGGATACAACTGCGCTGATGAGAAGGAACTTGAAGCTGCTTTGAGGTTCTGCTGA